The genome window AGAGGCGAACGCTCTTTACGTGGGGGTAGTGACAGATACGGGAAAATTCCAGTATAACAATACAACTTCCTCGGCTGTTTATATGGCGTCTTGTTTGATCGATGCTGGAGTTAAGCCTTACTATATCTATAATAAACTTTATTCTACGAAAACATTCTCTTCGCTTAAGCTTTTTGGGCTTGCCCTGTCAGGATTAAAAAAAACCGATTCCGGAAAAATAGCGTACATTGAAATAACAAAAGAAATGTATAAGAAATCAGGTTCAAACGTTACTGAGAGCGAAGGGATAGTGAATGAAACTCTGAAGATACCAGGTGTCGTGATAGGAGCCCTTTTCAGGGAAGAAAAAGAAAGAAACATAACAAAAATAAGTTTACGCTCCCATGAAAAATATAATGTAAATAAGGTCGTCCAGGTTTTTGGCGGGGGCGGCCATAAGAATGCCTCAGGATGCACTTACAAAGGCACGATGGAAACTGCAAAAAAAGTCATCTTAAGCCATTTGGAAAAGCTAGTATGACGTTCAACCTGGCAGAATCAGGCCTGCTGGTCATTAATAAACCGTCAGGCATAACATCCTATGGTGTTGTACGGAAGGTCAAGCACCTGTTGCAAATTGACAAAGTCGGACATTGCGGAACGCTGGACCCTATGGCAGAAGGGGTCCTTTTAGTGCTGTTCGGTTCCTCAACGAAAATGCAGAGCGTGTTGATGGGCCAGAGGAAAGTTTACAGGACTGTTTTGTCCCTGGGTGTAAGAACTGACACCGGCGATATAACAGGAAAGATAATAGAAAAAAAAGAAACCAGGGATATCCAAAAGGAAGATCTTTTAAATGCGCTAAAAAAGTTTAGCGGGGAGATAAGACAGCTTACTCCGCATTTTTCCGCTGTAAAGGTGAACGGGAAAAAAATGTACGAGCTTGCCCGCGAAGGGATAACGGTGGAAAGGCCGCCAAGGATAGTAAATATACATGAAATAGAGCTTCGCGGCTTTAATAGAGATGAGGTCAGTTTAAGGGTGGAGTGCTCAAGCGGGACATATATCAGGACTTTATGCGAAGATATAGGCGAAGAGCTGGGAATGCCAGCGACCATGAAATATTTGTGCAGGGAAAAGATAGGAAATTACGATATAAGCGCAGCAATAGCATTAAGTGAAATGGATAAATTAGGCAGGGACGGTTTGCTAGATAGAAAAATAAATTTAAGTTCAGAAATTCAAAATGCAAATTGCAAAATGCAAAATTAATGTGTCGCCTTTGGCGACTTATTTAAATTATCCCGCCAAGGCGGGATTCCGCAATTTTGCACTTTGCAATTTTCATTTTGCAATTAAGTTAGCCGTTATAGGGGGCTAACTTGAGGCCTTCTTGTGTCAGCATAGGTACGTTTGACGGTGTTCATCTCGGGCACCAGCATTTAATAAAAAATCTTTTAAAGACAGCGCGAAAAAAAAACCTTAAGAGCATTCTTGTTACAATAGCTTCGCCTGTCCGGCCTGTACCCGGAGTTTTGACCGTTCAAAAAGAAAAGCTGGAGCTGTTAAAGAGCTTTTCTTTAGACGAAATAATCATACTCCCGAATACAAGTGAAATATTAGAACAGTCAGCCCTTTCTTTTTTCGAGAATTTTATTTGCCGGAAACTTAAGACAAAATACATAATAGCAGGCGAAAACTTTGCTTTTGGCCGTAACAGGGAAGGGGATATCCAGTGGTTGAAAGAAAAATCAAAGGCAGAAGGCATCAGGATCGAAATAGTCAAACCCTATCTGGATAACGGTTTAGTTTCGTCAACAAGGATAAGAAGGCTTATGCTCTGTGGAAAACTGAGTGAAGCGAATAAGCTTCTAGGCAGAGAATATCAGTTCGAAGGAATGCCTGTAAAAGGAAGAGGGTTGGGTAGGAAATTAGGTTTTCCTACGATAAATTTGAAAGTTGACCCGGAAAAACTCCTCCCTACAGGAGTTTATGCAGCCTGGGCCGTGATAGGGGCCGGAGATGAAAAGGAGAATGCGGCAGCCTGGCCTTCTGTAGTAAACATAGGGACGCGGCCGACGTTCTTTAACAAAGGCAATATTCATTCGGAAGTGCATTTACTGGATGTCAAATGTCTATGTCCGGACAAAAGAACGATAGTAGCTTTGCACAAGTTCATAAGGCCGGAAAAAAAATTTGAGAATATAGAACGGTTGACAAAACAGGTCAATTTGGACATAAGCGAAGCAAAAAACTTCTTTAAGGTGATAAGCTAAAATGATCCACAACATCAATGGAACGGAGGTATTTTAAATGAAGGCTTATGATAGTGAATCCATACGGAATGTTTGCCTGGTCGGATCTCAAGGCGACGGAAAGACTTCTGTCGCGGAAGCGATGCTTTTTAACGCAAAAGTAACTACCCGTTTGGGGACTATAGCTGAAGGAAATACTGTATGTGATTCAAGCGACGAAGAGATCGAAAGAAAGATATCAATAAGCATGAGCCTTTCTTTTTTGGAACATAAAGATAAAAAGATCAACCTTCTTATTACGCCCGGCTACGGGGATTTTATCGGAGAGGTTTTAGCAGGTCTTGCGGTAGCAGAGACCGCTGTTTTTACTGTTTCCGCAGATTCAGGGGTTACGCCGGTAGGGGAAAATCTTTGGGAGATACTTGAAGAAAAGTCCATACCTACCGCGATTTTTTTAAACAAACTGGATAGGGACAATATTAATTTCGAACAACTGATAAAAGAACTTAAAGAAAAGTTGAACCAGCAGGTGGCAGTAATAAATATGCCGAATGCAACCGGCCCGGATTTCAAAAATGTAACGAACATCCTGGAAGGGAATTCAAAGGACTCCTGGTATGAGAACCTGCTTGAAATAGTCTCTTCGGCGGACGATACATTAACTGAAAAATATCTTGACGGCAAGGAAATAACCCTTGAGGAAGTCAAGGCAGCGCTTAAAAAAGCCATGATAGAGCGTAAAGTATTCCCTTTGCTGTGCGGCAGTGCCGTAAAAAATATAGGCATTAAAGAACTGTCGGATTTTATAGCGGATTACTTTTCGCCGCCTAAACCGTCGGCTGACAATGCTCATTTTTCAGGGCTTGTTTTTAAGACTATTAACGAACCCGGCATGGGGCAGGTAAACTTTGCAAAGATATATTCGGGTGCCCTGGTACACGGGAAGGATATATATAATTTTACCAAAAGCACTACCGAACGCATAGGCCAGCTCAGTTTTGTCCAGGGTAAAAAGAAAGTTGATGCAGCTAACGTTTGCGTAGGCGACCTGGTAGCTCTTTTAAAGCTTAAAGATACAAGGACTAACGATATACTCTGCGATGAAAAGTCTCAGCCGAACATAAAGCAAATATCTTTTCCAGAACCGATATACAAAAAAGCCATTATAACGGCTTCCAAAGGGGATGCGGAAAAAGTCGGCAATGCACTTGCGACTGCTATAACTGAAAACCCGACCATTACTTATAAATTTGACGCTGAAACGAAAGAGATGACTCTGTCGGGCATGGGGTCTTTACAGCTTGAGGTGATGATAAAAAAGATAAAAGGCCGCTATGGTGTTGATGTAAGCCTTCAAAAGCCCCGTGTGCCTTTCAAAGAAACGCTGCATGGAAAATCCGAAGTGCAGGGTAAGTATAAACGGCAGTCAGGCGGCCGCGGCCAGTACGGAGACTGCTGGCTGAGGGTTGAGCCTTTGCCAAGAAGCAAAGGTTTTGAATTTGTAAATAAAATAGTCGGCGGAGTCATACCCCGCAACTATATACCCGCAATAGAAAAAGGCGTTAAGGAAGCGATGGAGCAGGGAGTCATAGCAGGATACCCTGTAGTGGATATCTCCGTTACGGTCTTTGACGGTTCATATCATGAAGTAGATTCGTCAGATATGGCTTTCAAGATAGCAGGGGCTATGGCATTTAGAAAGGGGTTTGTAGAAGCTAAACCGGGCATACTTGAGCCGATATGCGACCTGGAAGTTATAATTCCGGACGGTTACATGGGGGCGATCATGGGCGACCTGAATTCCCGCAGAGGCAGGGTCATGGGAATGGATAAAGCCGGCAAAAAACAGCTTATCAAAGCCCAGGTACCGATGGGTGAGATATTTGAATATGCCACGGACCTTCGTTCCTTGACAAAAGGGAGCGGTAAATATTCAATGAGGTTCTCCCATTACGAGGACTCACCGCCTCAGATAGCGCAGCCTTTAATAGACCTGTTCGCTAAGACAAAAGAAAGTGAAAGTGAAAAATAAGTAATTATTTTATATAATAATAAAAAAAAACAGTAGAAACTAGAGGAGGTTTCAAATGGAACCGGTCAAAAAAACGATTATTGAAGATTTTAAAGTGCATGCTACGGACACAGGTTCATCGGAAGTACAGGTGGCCCTATTGACAAGCAGGATAAATTACTTGTCAGATCATTTTAAGAACCATCCGAAAGATTTCGCATCCCGTTCCGGTTTCTTAAAGATGATTAACCAGAGGCGCAAGTTATTAGACTATTTAAAGAAGCACAGCCATGAAAAATACAAAACAATAATCGAAAAACTCGATTTAAGAAAATAATAAATGATTACACAGATTAGTAAATGCGATTACATAGATTAAAATCATATACAAGTAATAAAATCCGGATAAGCTTTTTAAGAAATCTGTGAATTCAAAGTTAGCGAAGCTAGCTTTAAAAGGAGTTATAGTGAACAGAATATCAAAGTCAATAGATGTCGGAGGCAAAACTCTTACTATACAGACAGGCCATTTGGCAAAGCAGGCGAATGGTTCATGCCTGGTAAGTATGGGAGATACGGTTGTCCTGGTTGCGGTAGTTGCAGCAAAAGAACCGAAGGAAGGCGGAGATTTTCTGCCTTTGACGGTAGATTACCGCGAGCGTACCTATGCCGCTGGAAAGATACCGGGAGGTTTCTTTAAAAGAGAAGGAAGGCCCAGAGAAAAAGAAATATTGTCATCAAGGATCGTTGACAGGAGCATAAGGCCGTTGTTTGATGAAAAATGGAAAAACGAAACCCAGGTATCTATTCTTGTGCTTTCTTTTGACGGCGAGAATGACCCAGATGTGTTAAGCGTGATAGGCGCTTCCAGCGCCCTGAGATTATCGAATGTACCGTTTACCAGCCTCCTTTCCTGTGTCAGGATCGGCAGGATAGATGGAAAGTTGATAGTCAACCCCACTCTTTCAGAGCGGAAACTGAGCGACCTGGACCTTCTGGTGAGCGGAAAAAGCGATGCTTTGTGTATGGTGGAAGCAGGCGCAAATGAAATGTCCGAACAAGAAATGCTTGCGGCACTCAATTTTGCCCAGGATGAAATAAAGAAAATATGTGCCTTCCAGGAAACTCTCCCGGCGAAAGATAAAATGGCCCTCATTGAGCCCGAAAAAATACAAGAACTGGAAAGTGAAATTAAAAACACAGTCACAGAACAGGTAAAGAACATCCTTACGGTCAGCGATAAAACCAGCCGCGATGAGCAATGGAGCAGCCTTAAGAAAGCTGTTGTTGAAAAACATATAGCGCAGTACCCCGAAAAAGAAGGGTATATTGACAGCGTTCTGGAAAATATATTCTATTGCCAGGCAAGAGAGCTTATTTTAGGAAAAAAAGTAAGGTCGGACGGAAGGCAATTTGACGAAATCCGGCCGATCGAATGTAATATCGGGGTTTTGCCGCGAGCCCATGGTTCTGCCGTATTTACAAGAGGCCAGACCCAAAGTTTAGCCACGGTCACGCTCGGCAGCCCTCAAGATATGCAGATAAAGGATGAACTGGAAGGCGAATATAAAGAAAGGTTTATGCTTCACTATAATTTTCCCGGTTTTGCGACGGGAGAGTCAAAGCCTGAGCGTGGGACAAGCCGCAGGGAAACAGGCCACGGCGCCCTTGCAAGGAAATCCCTGCTGCCGTTACTGCCGAAAGAAGACGATTTTCCTTATACTATAAGGGTAGTTTCGGATATCCTGGAATCGAACGGTTCTTCGTCTATGGCTTCGGTTTGCGGAGGTTCTCTTGCTCTTTTTGATGCAGGAGTACCTATAAAGTCATCCTGTGCAGGGGTTGCCATGGGGCTTGTGAAAGAGGGCGAAACATACGCGATACTTACGGATATAATGGGAATGGAAGACCATCTTGGAGACATGGATTTCAAAGTTGCTGGCACAAAGAACGGGATCACTGCCCTTCAAATGGATATAAAGATATCCGGGTTGTCAGCCCAGCTCATGAGCGAAGCCCTGGAAAAAGCAAGGGCTGCAAGGCTTAAGATACTTGAGAAGATGGAAACAACTATAGCAAGCCCAAAATCCGACATATCCAGTTTTGCGCCGAGGATGCTCACTATTATGATACCCCAGTCAAAGATAGGGGAGTTAATAGGTCCTGGCGGCAAAAATATAAGAAAGATCCAGGAAGATACAAAAGTTGAGATAAATATAGAAGAAGACGGAAGGGTGTTTATTTCCAGCCCCGACAAAGCTGCTGTTGAGGCGGCAAGGACCATTGTTGAAGCCCTTACCCAGGAAGCAGAGGTCGGGAAAGTCTATAAGGGAAGAGTGACAAGGCTGATGAACTTCGGCGCTTTTGTCGAAATCCTTCCAGGCAAAGAAGGGCTGGTCCATATATCCCAGCTGGCTGAAAAAAGAGTAGCAAAAGTCGAAGATGTCGTAAAAGAGGGTGACGAGATAACCGTCAAGGTAATTGAAATCGACAACCAGGGCAGGATAAACCTGAGCAAGAAAGCAGTCGATAAGTAAAAAAATCTCGAATATCGAATTTCGAAATCCGAAAAAATATTCAAGAAACAAATACGGCAAAAAAGCGCATAGAAATCCTTGATTATTTGATTATTAGATATTTGAAATTGCAGTTTTTTTCGGAATTCGTGCTTCGGATTTCGAATTTGATATTGTAAGGAGAGAAGAAAGTGAACGAAATAGATCCTAAGAAGAAAAAAATAGCGTCCATTAAGGAACGGGTCGGAGAACTCTATGACCTGATGAAAAATGAAAACCTGGAAGAACTTGAAATCAAGGATCAGGATACCTACATCAATTTAAAGAGGAAAGGGAAAAGGTTATTTTCTGAACCACTAATATACGCTAATCCCCAAGTAGAACGGAACGTTGTGCAATCAGCAGATACCAGACATGCAGAAGTTAAAGGAGAAACGATAAAATCACCTATCATCGGAACCTTTTACCGTTCGCCTTCGCCGACGTCCGCACCTTTTGTTAAGGACGGAGATACTGCCGATGAAGGCAAGACTCTTTGCATTATAGAAGCCATGAAAGTTATGAATGAGATAAAAGCCGAATCTCGCATAAAGATATTGAAAATACTTGTAGAGAACGGCAAACCC of Candidatus Liberimonas magnetica contains these proteins:
- a CDS encoding bifunctional oligoribonuclease/PAP phosphatase NrnA, translated to MIPRDKEFSLIAKTIKKNKTFFIAGHLNPDGDTIGTALALSSLLTRLGKKPRVYSKDVVPEYLSFLQGAGKIIVADKVKGRFDCAIILECLDMNRMGDLISPGQAKEVINIDHHANFNHFGHVNYIDSSASSSSEIIFHLFRHLKMKLTPQEANALYVGVVTDTGKFQYNNTTSSAVYMASCLIDAGVKPYYIYNKLYSTKTFSSLKLFGLALSGLKKTDSGKIAYIEITKEMYKKSGSNVTESEGIVNETLKIPGVVIGALFREEKERNITKISLRSHEKYNVNKVVQVFGGGGHKNASGCTYKGTMETAKKVILSHLEKLV
- the truB gene encoding tRNA pseudouridine(55) synthase TruB, which produces MTFNLAESGLLVINKPSGITSYGVVRKVKHLLQIDKVGHCGTLDPMAEGVLLVLFGSSTKMQSVLMGQRKVYRTVLSLGVRTDTGDITGKIIEKKETRDIQKEDLLNALKKFSGEIRQLTPHFSAVKVNGKKMYELAREGITVERPPRIVNIHEIELRGFNRDEVSLRVECSSGTYIRTLCEDIGEELGMPATMKYLCREKIGNYDISAAIALSEMDKLGRDGLLDRKINLSSEIQNANCKMQN
- the ribF gene encoding riboflavin biosynthesis protein RibF; this encodes MRPSCVSIGTFDGVHLGHQHLIKNLLKTARKKNLKSILVTIASPVRPVPGVLTVQKEKLELLKSFSLDEIIILPNTSEILEQSALSFFENFICRKLKTKYIIAGENFAFGRNREGDIQWLKEKSKAEGIRIEIVKPYLDNGLVSSTRIRRLMLCGKLSEANKLLGREYQFEGMPVKGRGLGRKLGFPTINLKVDPEKLLPTGVYAAWAVIGAGDEKENAAAWPSVVNIGTRPTFFNKGNIHSEVHLLDVKCLCPDKRTIVALHKFIRPEKKFENIERLTKQVNLDISEAKNFFKVIS
- the rpsO gene encoding 30S ribosomal protein S15; amino-acid sequence: MEPVKKTIIEDFKVHATDTGSSEVQVALLTSRINYLSDHFKNHPKDFASRSGFLKMINQRRKLLDYLKKHSHEKYKTIIEKLDLRK
- a CDS encoding elongation factor G, producing the protein MKAYDSESIRNVCLVGSQGDGKTSVAEAMLFNAKVTTRLGTIAEGNTVCDSSDEEIERKISISMSLSFLEHKDKKINLLITPGYGDFIGEVLAGLAVAETAVFTVSADSGVTPVGENLWEILEEKSIPTAIFLNKLDRDNINFEQLIKELKEKLNQQVAVINMPNATGPDFKNVTNILEGNSKDSWYENLLEIVSSADDTLTEKYLDGKEITLEEVKAALKKAMIERKVFPLLCGSAVKNIGIKELSDFIADYFSPPKPSADNAHFSGLVFKTINEPGMGQVNFAKIYSGALVHGKDIYNFTKSTTERIGQLSFVQGKKKVDAANVCVGDLVALLKLKDTRTNDILCDEKSQPNIKQISFPEPIYKKAIITASKGDAEKVGNALATAITENPTITYKFDAETKEMTLSGMGSLQLEVMIKKIKGRYGVDVSLQKPRVPFKETLHGKSEVQGKYKRQSGGRGQYGDCWLRVEPLPRSKGFEFVNKIVGGVIPRNYIPAIEKGVKEAMEQGVIAGYPVVDISVTVFDGSYHEVDSSDMAFKIAGAMAFRKGFVEAKPGILEPICDLEVIIPDGYMGAIMGDLNSRRGRVMGMDKAGKKQLIKAQVPMGEIFEYATDLRSLTKGSGKYSMRFSHYEDSPPQIAQPLIDLFAKTKESESEK
- the accB gene encoding acetyl-CoA carboxylase biotin carboxyl carrier protein encodes the protein MNEIDPKKKKIASIKERVGELYDLMKNENLEELEIKDQDTYINLKRKGKRLFSEPLIYANPQVERNVVQSADTRHAEVKGETIKSPIIGTFYRSPSPTSAPFVKDGDTADEGKTLCIIEAMKVMNEIKAESRIKILKILVENGKPVTSGQDLFLIEK
- a CDS encoding polyribonucleotide nucleotidyltransferase, whose translation is MNRISKSIDVGGKTLTIQTGHLAKQANGSCLVSMGDTVVLVAVVAAKEPKEGGDFLPLTVDYRERTYAAGKIPGGFFKREGRPREKEILSSRIVDRSIRPLFDEKWKNETQVSILVLSFDGENDPDVLSVIGASSALRLSNVPFTSLLSCVRIGRIDGKLIVNPTLSERKLSDLDLLVSGKSDALCMVEAGANEMSEQEMLAALNFAQDEIKKICAFQETLPAKDKMALIEPEKIQELESEIKNTVTEQVKNILTVSDKTSRDEQWSSLKKAVVEKHIAQYPEKEGYIDSVLENIFYCQARELILGKKVRSDGRQFDEIRPIECNIGVLPRAHGSAVFTRGQTQSLATVTLGSPQDMQIKDELEGEYKERFMLHYNFPGFATGESKPERGTSRRETGHGALARKSLLPLLPKEDDFPYTIRVVSDILESNGSSSMASVCGGSLALFDAGVPIKSSCAGVAMGLVKEGETYAILTDIMGMEDHLGDMDFKVAGTKNGITALQMDIKISGLSAQLMSEALEKARAARLKILEKMETTIASPKSDISSFAPRMLTIMIPQSKIGELIGPGGKNIRKIQEDTKVEINIEEDGRVFISSPDKAAVEAARTIVEALTQEAEVGKVYKGRVTRLMNFGAFVEILPGKEGLVHISQLAEKRVAKVEDVVKEGDEITVKVIEIDNQGRINLSKKAVDK